The genomic stretch tttatgttttttcatttttttttttcatttagacGATTCCCAACAGTTGAATTCCGTGCCAAATCCTTGGCTGGAACTCAGTATGTGGCTGTTCCGGAGGACCGTGTCATACCCCAGCTTCTGCTGACAGAGTTGGGCCTGGTGGATGCTGACAAACCTTACGTAGAAGCACGGGACGACTGTGCCCGTCAGCACCGGTCACCGGCTGTGGAACTCCATGTAGATGGCCCAGGTGGGAGAACCCTCTGGCCCGTTCTGATCGTCACTCAGGGAGCGTTAATCCTAGCCTGCCTTCCTCTAGTGGAAGCACCCCCTGAGCCTCGGCCTCCTCTTCCCAGCCTGGCCCCAGTCTCTCAGGGCTTAGCTCTTTTGTCAGGCCTGCAGGATTTCCTTTGTGGCCCTGGAGGTAAACCAGAGCCTGATGTGCTGGCCTCTCGTTTGGCTGCCCTTCCCTCTGTGCTTGTGCAGGTTTGCCCTTTGGGGAGGCCACTGGACACCCCTCCTCCAGCTGGATCGGTGCCTGTTGCTGTGGCTCCAAGCCCAGGGGGGGCTCAGAAACAACCAGCCTGGAAGGCAGGGGTCCATCGAGGCAGGGCGGTAGTGAGTGTGGCCCTTACCGAGAAGGTGAGGTCCATGCAGTACAGCAAGAGTAGTCGACAGGATCTCTGGGATGTGTACGGCATGGTCATGTGCAAAGTTAGTCCCCATCCTGTATGCTGAACATATAGATTGATTTGAGTTATTAAACTTGCATTACATTTGCTACTTCATGTTTTTCAGTGTGAGGTTGAAGGTGTTCTGCCCAATGTGACCGTCACCCTCACACTCCCGCCCAACGGTTCACCCCTGCAAGACATTCTTGTCCATCCCTGTGTGACGTCGCTGGATGCAAGCATTCTCACTGCCTGCAGTGTGGATGAGAATGACAGTTCCGCCTTTTCAGGGCCATACAAATTCCCTTTCTCACCACCTCTGGAGCTTTTCAGACTCTGTAGTTACACCTCACAGGTAAAGCTTATTCTAGCAATAGTTTGTCTTATGTTAGTTTTATGTCTcaaaaatatacactaccattcaaaagatttttaaGACTCTTTTGCCTACCAAGACTCTATTTAGactttatttgatcaaacatacagtgaaaactgtaatattgtgcatgtactgtaataaaatactgactccaaacttgtATACACACACTATAATTTGTAGTGTCTTTAACTGACTTGGGCTTCTAACTTTTTTGAGGTACCTGTGCCACCAATTCTTGGCTCCTACCAGCTGAAGGCAGAGGAGAATCATCTCAAGGTTAATGTCGTCTTGAAGCTCCATGAAAGTGTCAAAAACAGCTTTGAATACTGTGAGGCACACCTTCCATTTTTCAACAAGTAAGTAATGTAAATTTGTAGTAAACGCTTAATTTTGTTGTCCACATGTGTTGCGAGGGGTGCAGGCATTTACACTTTCAGTCAGATGTTTATAATGGCTCTTTATGTAGTGGTCTCTGCTGTCTTTAGCTGGTTCTGTATTGTTGTGCTGTTACAGTGTCTTCGTGTGTGCTTCTTCACAGGAATCTAATGGGAAGTGTGGAGGTCAAAGTGAGCTCAGGACAGCTTGAGGTGTCGAAAGAGAAGAACTTACTGGTTTGGGTCCTTGGTATGTCTATTCTTAATCTTCCATGATGTTTCACATttgcatttatcatttttagGGGCTAAGCACTGAAGATGCCTAGGCACCTATTGAATCCATTAGTGTTCTTCTTCTTATtgcatcttcttcttcttctgctcttgagtctatggcagcccatagaaatGCTTGAGGGAAAATGCTGAAATTTGGCACATAAAGGACAGTCTGCACATCAATAACAGCAATTTTGAAATCTCTTACTCACTCCATCTAGTGCCACCAACTGTCCAATTTTGCACTTACGtttatgcttataacttttgaaccataagggctagaaagaaattattttccctctgattccttggctcatgAAGATTCGATTGCACCTTATTTCTGCCATAAAAAtccaccattttgaattttccaaaaaaaaaactactttttttctGGCTCCAATCGTGTTagtaaaaagttatttaaaggtgccctagattcaaaaattgaatttacctcggcatagttgaataacaagagttcagtacatggaaatgacatacagtgagtctcaaactccattgtttcctccttcttatataaatctcatttgtttaaaagacctctgaagaacaggcgaatctcaacataacactgactgttacgtaacagtagggatcattaatatgtacgcccccaatatttgcatatgccagaacatgttcaaggcattacacaagggcagccagtattaacgtctggatgtgcacagctgaatcatcagactaggtaagcaagcaaggacaatagcgaaaaatggcagatggagcaataataactgacatgatccatgatatcatgatatttttagtgatatttgtgaattgtctttctaaatgtttcgttagcatgttgctaatgtactgttaaatgtggttaacgttaccattgtttcttactgtattcacggagacaagagccgtcactattttcatttttaaatacttgcagtctgtatgattcataaacacaacttcattctttataaatctctccaacagtgtagcattagccgttagccacggagcatagcctcaattcagaatcaaatgtaaacatccaaataaacactgtacttacgcgattagacatgttgcatttGTCTaatactttgtaaagatccattttgaggtaaagatccattttgaactttgtttatgttgtttaaggcaagcgcgagctcttggggcgtggagcacgagatttaaaggggccgcgtagcctgaatcggcgcatttataatgatgccccaaaataggcagttaaaaaaatgtatttaaaaaaaactatggggtattttgagctgaaacttcacagacacattcaggggacacctaaaacttatattacatcttttgaaaacatgttctcgGCAGCTTTTTGATAGACCCAACTGTTTTCAAATAACACGCAAACTGATTCTACAAAAAGCATGGATGTGAAGCTAGGCTATTTCTCCACAACGCTTTAGCGTATTGAGACAAATCTTGGTACacgtcatcacaagcatgacctaaGGCTACAGCGCCATCAggagatataaaaaaaaaatagctatttttgcttataaatTCTCAacagtttgcccaaaaatcaGATGAAAACTGGTATCTTTTTATTCAGTGAGTCGAATTATACCCAATTTTCCCATGTCAACCATTTTTGGTgttggccattttgaatttgtcATAAAAAGCTTTATTTTATAAACACATCAGTATATTACGAAACTATATGGGTCATCGGCACAATGCCCTGAAtgtcaaaattttaaaaaatgctaatagcttttgattaattttgccTATTTTAATGAAACTTGTCTTGATAGATTCCTTGTGTCATACAGAGAACAATGATACCAGGTATGCCATAATCAGTCATAATtgctgtccgccattttgaatttctttgaaaacttattttttcgaactcctcctagaccattggtccaattttcaccaaaattggcacagatcatcttcagaccatgccggcaaaaaataattaaaagctttttgattgaCCAAACCGTTATCGAATAAATTGATGGCACGGTGCCAAGCTGATTCTTAGGCTGTAACTTTGCAAAGCTTTGGCATATTGACAGTAAACTCTGTATGTGTCATGGTCACCTCACAATGACCACACCATATTAATTTGTTAACAGCCCCACCTATTGGTCAGAAGGGATAAGCAGTTAAATCAAATTAGTAATGATTGAATTCAtgatttttcagccattttggctAAAATCATCTGAAAATGGTTTTAATTACTCATTGTTGCAGTTGCTCCCAGCCATGCTTGCGTGacttttttgtgcttggccTCATTAATTGCTGCTTAATAATTGCTgctttataattatataacagACATTTGTCTTTGTACCTCCTCAGGGCAGAAGTTTCCAAAGTCTCGTGAAGCATCACTGGAGGGGGCTATTCATTTTTCAGGGACTGTTGCTGGACCGACAGACCCTCTATGCACAGGACTCACTGCATATATAAAAGTGGGTG from Megalobrama amblycephala isolate DHTTF-2021 linkage group LG5, ASM1881202v1, whole genome shotgun sequence encodes the following:
- the ap5m1 gene encoding AP-5 complex subunit mu-1; the protein is MSIRALWVVSHEKGESGKVRFSRRFPTVEFRAKSLAGTQYVAVPEDRVIPQLLLTELGLVDADKPYVEARDDCARQHRSPAVELHVDGPGGRTLWPVLIVTQGALILACLPLVEAPPEPRPPLPSLAPVSQGLALLSGLQDFLCGPGGKPEPDVLASRLAALPSVLVQVCPLGRPLDTPPPAGSVPVAVAPSPGGAQKQPAWKAGVHRGRAVVSVALTEKVRSMQYSKSSRQDLWDVYGMVMCKCEVEGVLPNVTVTLTLPPNGSPLQDILVHPCVTSLDASILTACSVDENDSSAFSGPYKFPFSPPLELFRLCSYTSQVPVPPILGSYQLKAEENHLKVNVVLKLHESVKNSFEYCEAHLPFFNKNLMGSVEVKVSSGQLEVSKEKNLLVWVLGQKFPKSREASLEGAIHFSGTVAGPTDPLCTGLTAYIKLYFRVPDLTLSGCCVDQHSVQVYSSAKPRIVTTRELVSSEYYIWNSTGDAPISSGLTVL